A window of Candidatus Neomarinimicrobiota bacterium genomic DNA:
ATTGCTTGGGGTTGATATACCGCCGACCCAGGATGCGAATCTCCGGTGATGAGGTCTGTTTCAGCCGTTCACCGCCATAGCGCTTTAGAATACGGGCTCCCAGTATGATTGCAGCCACAATGAGCGCGCCGTATATAATAATCCGCCACAGGGCGGATGAAAGGTCATTGCCAGTAGCTATCGTAGTCGGAGGCGCGCTTTCTTCGGACGAACTCGGCGTTGGCTGCTCGGACTCTGGCTCAGGTGCCGGAGCGATTACTTCGACCGGTGGTTTCTTCGCCCGGGAACCGATGGACCTCATCTGCAGTGAAATCCCGACCACGGCCACCAGGACCATGACCGCGATCAGCATAAGGTTCGTGAACTTGCGGGCGTCGGTGCGTGCCACTACTT
This region includes:
- the fliO gene encoding flagellar biosynthetic protein FliO, which codes for MARTDARKFTNLMLIAVMVLVAVVGISLQMRSIGSRAKKPPVEVIAPAPEPESEQPTPSSSEESAPPTTIATGNDLSSALWRIIIYGALIVAAIILGARILKRYGGERLKQTSSPEIRILGRRYINPKQSIAMVKVRHKELLLGITDHSIRLLYDFTPDEEKGNGTEFA